Proteins encoded by one window of Geobacter sp. DSM 9736:
- the mscL gene encoding large conductance mechanosensitive channel protein MscL, whose amino-acid sequence MFKEFREFAVKGNALDLAVGVIIGAAFGKIVTSLVNDILMPPLGLLTGKMDFSNLFINLSDTPVDTVAKAKAAGIPTINYGLFFNNIIDFLLVAFSVFILVRQINRLRRPETPPPPATRQCPLCLSAIPMAASRCPHCTSAVDPVSQ is encoded by the coding sequence ATGTTCAAGGAATTCAGGGAATTTGCGGTCAAGGGGAATGCCCTCGATCTGGCTGTCGGCGTGATCATCGGTGCGGCTTTCGGCAAGATCGTCACCAGTCTCGTCAATGACATCCTCATGCCGCCACTTGGGCTCCTCACGGGCAAGATGGATTTCAGCAACCTCTTCATCAACCTTTCCGACACCCCTGTCGACACCGTCGCAAAAGCTAAAGCGGCCGGCATTCCTACCATCAATTACGGCCTCTTCTTCAATAACATCATTGATTTTCTACTCGTTGCCTTCTCGGTTTTCATTCTGGTCAGGCAGATCAATCGCCTCCGTCGGCCGGAGACACCACCGCCTCCTGCCACCAGACAATGCCCCTTGTGCCTTAGCGCCATCCCGATGGCTGCATCACGGTGTCCACACTGTACATCGGCTGTGGATCCGGTGTCGCAATAG
- a CDS encoding OmpA family protein has translation MKLLNPMLLMAGALLITLGTASAEGVRPGAWYLSPIVGGYTFDGKQHLETQPVGGIRAGYNFTKHLGVEALFDYTRTEGTRSPAKTDFYRYGADALLHFFPDNRLVPYIAAGYSGMSLDGENGTLTRGIFDYGPGVKYFLSENWALRGDFRHLIFRNDDRSYNNYEYTMGLAYSFGAPKEPVPAAKAVPAPAPAPVPAPAPVAKPAPAPAPVVVPPPTPADSDKDGVIDTVDKCPDTPSGVQVDKDGCPLDSDKDGVADYLDKCPGTPAGVKVDKDGCPLDSDKDGVADYMDKCPDTSQGTKVKADGCPELETLSMSLNIQFATGKDEIQPKYADEINKVAEYMQKYPEVKGVIEGHTDNVGSAAANQKLSQRRADAVRNYLIKKQGIAPERLTAKGYGLTRPVADNATEAGRQQNRRITALLDSVTVEKK, from the coding sequence ATGAAACTACTCAACCCCATGCTGCTGATGGCCGGAGCGTTGCTGATCACCCTGGGAACAGCTTCGGCTGAAGGAGTCCGCCCGGGCGCCTGGTATCTGTCCCCCATCGTCGGAGGGTATACCTTCGACGGGAAACAGCACCTCGAAACACAGCCTGTCGGAGGCATCAGGGCGGGTTACAATTTTACGAAACATCTGGGGGTGGAAGCGCTCTTCGACTATACCCGCACCGAAGGGACAAGGAGCCCTGCCAAGACCGACTTTTACCGGTACGGCGCCGATGCCCTGCTCCATTTCTTCCCGGACAACCGGCTTGTCCCGTACATAGCTGCCGGTTACAGCGGCATGAGCCTCGATGGAGAAAACGGCACGCTCACCCGCGGCATCTTCGACTACGGCCCCGGCGTGAAGTATTTCCTCTCCGAAAACTGGGCATTGCGTGGTGACTTCCGCCATCTCATCTTCAGGAATGATGACAGGTCCTACAACAACTATGAATACACGATGGGCCTCGCCTACTCCTTCGGCGCTCCCAAGGAGCCTGTTCCCGCAGCGAAGGCAGTGCCCGCCCCGGCTCCGGCCCCGGTACCTGCACCAGCCCCGGTCGCAAAGCCTGCTCCTGCGCCGGCTCCTGTCGTCGTGCCGCCCCCCACCCCCGCCGACTCCGATAAGGACGGCGTCATCGATACTGTCGACAAGTGCCCCGACACACCTTCAGGTGTGCAGGTGGACAAGGATGGCTGCCCGCTCGACTCGGACAAGGACGGTGTTGCCGATTACCTCGATAAATGCCCGGGCACTCCGGCAGGGGTGAAGGTCGACAAAGACGGCTGCCCGCTTGATTCTGACAAGGATGGTGTTGCCGATTATATGGACAAATGTCCGGACACCTCTCAGGGGACAAAGGTCAAAGCTGACGGTTGCCCGGAGCTTGAAACCCTAAGCATGTCCCTCAACATCCAGTTCGCCACCGGGAAGGACGAGATCCAGCCGAAGTATGCCGACGAAATCAATAAGGTGGCTGAGTACATGCAGAAATACCCGGAAGTCAAAGGGGTTATCGAAGGACACACCGACAATGTCGGCTCAGCCGCCGCCAACCAGAAGCTCTCTCAGCGCCGTGCAGATGCTGTTCGCAATTACCTGATCAAAAAGCAGGGCATCGCCCCCGAGCGCCTTACCGCCAAAGGATATGGCCTGACCCGCCCTGTGGCCGACAACGCCACCGAAGCAGGAAGGCAGCAGAACCGAAGGATCACTGCTCTCCTTGATTCG
- a CDS encoding TIGR01212 family radical SAM protein (This family includes YhcC from E. coli K-12, an uncharacterized radical SAM protein.) — translation MLQKRYNSFSDELKRVFGCRVHRISIDAGFTCPNRDGTFAIGGCIYCGGAGSGAVGIARGESVAEQIEQGKEVMTRKYKAGKFIAYFQPYSNTYAPVERLRALYDEALAVSDVVGLIIGTRPDCLPPPVVDLLADYARRTYLWVELGLQSPWEKSLQLLNRGHSFDAFAAAVRQCREAGVRVCAHVILGVPGERREEMLKTAGILNDLGVEGVKVHLLHVLKDTKLAEMYRRGEVRLPDRDEYVGLVCDFLERLDPRIIVQRLTGDGHRDYLVAPLWSLAKFEVLNAIDVELERRGTGQGSTLSR, via the coding sequence ATGCTACAGAAACGATACAATTCATTTTCCGACGAGCTGAAGCGGGTGTTCGGCTGCCGCGTGCACCGGATTTCCATAGATGCAGGGTTTACCTGCCCCAACCGTGACGGCACCTTTGCCATCGGCGGGTGCATCTACTGCGGAGGCGCCGGGTCCGGCGCGGTAGGGATAGCCCGGGGGGAGTCGGTGGCCGAACAGATCGAGCAGGGGAAAGAAGTGATGACCCGCAAATACAAGGCGGGGAAGTTCATTGCCTACTTCCAGCCCTACTCCAATACCTACGCCCCGGTCGAGCGGCTTCGCGCCCTCTATGACGAGGCGCTGGCAGTGTCCGACGTGGTGGGGCTGATCATTGGCACCCGCCCCGACTGCCTACCCCCTCCTGTTGTGGACCTCCTAGCCGACTACGCCCGCCGTACGTATCTCTGGGTGGAACTGGGGCTCCAGTCCCCCTGGGAAAAGAGCCTGCAGCTCCTCAACCGGGGACATTCGTTCGACGCCTTTGCCGCCGCCGTCCGTCAATGCCGTGAGGCGGGAGTACGGGTATGCGCACACGTGATCCTGGGGGTGCCGGGGGAGAGGCGGGAGGAGATGCTGAAGACCGCCGGAATTCTCAACGATCTGGGGGTGGAGGGGGTGAAGGTTCATCTCCTTCATGTCCTGAAGGATACGAAGCTGGCGGAGATGTACCGGCGGGGGGAGGTGCGCCTGCCTGACCGGGACGAGTATGTGGGGCTCGTGTGCGACTTCCTGGAGCGGCTGGACCCGCGAATCATCGTGCAGCGCCTGACAGGTGACGGGCACCGGGACTACCTGGTTGCCCCCTTATGGTCCCTGGCCAAGTTCGAGGTGCTCAATGCCATAGATGTCGAGCTTGAGCGCCGGGGAACGGGCCAAGGCTCAACCCTGAGCAGGTAA
- a CDS encoding TetR/AcrR family transcriptional regulator, whose product MSESDKREAIINAALELVAECGFHGAPMAMVAERAGVGAGTIYRYFENKDTLITETYAAFEQRLVAAVMEGYPERKGVRDRYIHLATILIKYFIASPMEFRFAEQFHNSPYGAAHRREKVFGKQEKDICTEIFEDGKGQGIVKDLPLVMLFALTFGPLVDMCRDHILGFIDLNEELSLKAAEACWDAVRQ is encoded by the coding sequence ATGAGTGAGTCCGACAAGCGTGAAGCGATCATAAATGCGGCGCTGGAGCTTGTAGCAGAGTGCGGCTTTCATGGAGCACCGATGGCCATGGTGGCCGAACGCGCCGGGGTCGGTGCCGGTACGATTTACCGGTATTTCGAGAACAAGGACACACTCATCACCGAGACATACGCTGCGTTCGAGCAGCGGCTGGTGGCTGCCGTAATGGAGGGGTACCCGGAACGGAAGGGGGTGCGTGACCGATATATCCATCTAGCCACCATCCTGATCAAGTACTTCATCGCTTCTCCGATGGAGTTCCGGTTTGCGGAGCAGTTCCACAATTCTCCCTACGGCGCGGCTCACCGCCGGGAGAAAGTGTTCGGGAAGCAGGAAAAGGACATCTGCACCGAGATATTCGAAGATGGGAAAGGGCAGGGGATCGTGAAGGACCTTCCTCTCGTGATGCTTTTCGCCCTGACCTTCGGTCCCTTGGTCGACATGTGCCGCGATCACATTCTAGGTTTCATAGACCTGAACGAGGAACTGTCGCTGAAGGCAGCTGAAGCGTGCTGGGACGCGGTGCGGCAGTGA